The nucleotide window GGATGCGGGTGGACGGCGCGGCGTACTGCCGCCGCGAGGGTCCTCTCGGTGAGGTCCGCGGCCTTGAGGACGACCGCTCCGGTGTGCAGAGCCAGCAGCAGGCCCGTACGGCAGACGGTGTCGCACACGAGCAGCAGCGGTCCTGGCTCCCGCGCATCGCGCAGAGCCTGTCGGGCGTCTGCGGCGACAAGCACGGTGACGCTGCCGGGTCCGGCTTCCCCGTGCTCGGACACGCAGGTGAGGCCCGCGTGGCGGGCAAGGGCGCGGACCCGGTCGGCGCCGCGCGAGGGCGGGATGCGGACGACGGCGGGCGGGGTGGGTGCGATGGATGCGACCTGTGCGGTCGGCGCAGGGGGCGCCTCTGTCAGGGTGGCCGTCACAGCAGACCCGCCCGGAGCGCGTAGGCGACCGCGTGGGCACGGTTGCGCAGCCGGAACCGCTGGGTGATGTCGTGGACGACGGTGGTCACGGTCCGCGGCGAATAAGCCAGCTGCTGGGCGATCTCCGCCGTCTCGTGCCCGTCGGCGACCAGTTGCAGCACCGAACGTTCCCGTTCGGACAGCGTGCCGCCGGCCCAGCCGCCGGAGCCGTGCCGGACGGCCGCCGGACGGTCCAGGAACTGCTCGAGCAGTTCGGGTGGGAGTGTGCAGTCGTCCCGGGCGGCGGCCAGCACCGCGTGGTTCAGACGGGAGGCGTCGGCCTCACGGCGCAGCAGCAGGCCGCGGGCACCGGCGGCCAGGGCGTGCAGGGCGTCTCCGGAGGCGAGGGCGCCGGCCACCAGGACGACGGCGGGGCGCTGCCGGTGGGCCCGGATGGTGCGCACCATGTCGAGTTCGGCCGGGCCGAGCCGGTCCACGGTCAGGACGGCGACCCGGGCTTCGTCGGGCTCGCACACGGTCAGCTCCGGACAGGCGAGCAGGGTACTGCGGGTGCCGGCCTCCAGCACCGGGTCGAGTGCGACCACACCGACGGGTACGGGTGCTCCCATCTGCTGCTCCTTGATAGGTCGTCCGCCCGGTTCATGAGCGCTGCGGGCGGTCTTGGTGGGTACTGCGACTCACCTTGCCGTCGGCGGCGGTCACGGACATCGGTAGCCGGTCCCCACCTTTCCCGCGGAGCGGGCGGCCCGGCCGCCGTACGACCGCCTCCCGGGGGCGGCGCGCGGCGGCCGGCGGCCGGTAAGGGGAGCCGCGCGGTGTCCGGGCCGTACGGGCAGGGCCGCACGACCGGCGGACACGGGGGTCCCGCACCGGGGGAATGGGGGTGCGCCCGGGTGCACCCCGCAGGAAGAGCGGGCGCACCCCCCACAGAGGGCGGGCGCGGCCCGCGAAGGGTGAGCGCGACCTGTGACAGGGGCGGTGCATCCGGCCGTACCGGCTTCCGTACACGTAGGCCCGGCGGTTCTCCCGGCCGTTCCGGGAAGGCGGGTGGCCCGCTCCGACCTGCGGCTGGCTCCGGAAGGGCGGGTATGCGGCACGCTGCTCCCACCGGTGGGGCGGGGGCCGCGCAGAATATGGGGGCCACTTCCCCATGTGGGGGCGGCAGGAGGTCTGCGAAGTTCTTCCTGTGACTGAGACCGCCAGCCTCCCGACTCCCCGGAGCGCCGGCCTGCCACTCGTCTGGTGGGCTCCGGCGCTGTCCCTCGCGGAACGGCTTGCCGCCCCCGGACTCCCGGCGGCGCCCGCCGCTTCCGCGGCCACCGTGCGGGCCCCCTGGGCCGCCGGTGACGCGGAGGGCTTCGCTCTGCGGCTGGCCCACCTCGGGGTGGACGCCGCCACGGCGGCGGCCCTGGCGGCGGAACCCGCCGAGAGGCTGGCCGCCCGAACGGCCAAACCCTGCTGGGCGACGTACGTGGAAGCGGTCCTGGACGCGGACGCCGAAGACCCGGCGGAGCTGGCGGAGTCGGCGGAGTCGGCGGAGCACGGTGAGGGGCCCGATGTCTTCGCACCGGTCGTACGCCCGGTCGTCGCTGCGGCCTCGGCCCGGCTCGTCGAGCTGCTGCCCGCCGTTGCGGGAGCCGAACAGGCCGTCTGGCAGGGCACGTTCGAGCGGCGGCTGACCCACCAGCTGGTCCGGCAGGCCGCCCGGACGCTGGTCCACGAGCTCGACGCGGCCCGGCGCGCCCGGCGTCTCACCGGCGCCGGACCGCACGAGCGGTTCGCCTCCTTCGTCGCCGCCACCGGCACCCGCCGGGGCCTCGGGGACCTGTTCGCCGCCTACCCCGTGCTGGCCCGGATGCTCGGCCAGACCGCCCTGGACGCGACGGACGCGATGGCCGAACTGGTGGCGCGCTTCCACGCCGACCGGGATGCTCTGGCCGCCGCTCTCCTCGGCGGTCGCGACGCCGGGCCGCTCACCCGGGTCGACCTCGGCCGCGGGGACGCCCACCAGGGCAACCGGTCCGTGGCGGTCCTGCACTTCGCGAGCGGCGACCGGCTGGTGTACAAGCCGCGGCCGCTCGGTCAGCACGCCCTGCTCGACGACCTGGTGACCTGGCTCAACGCCAGGGTGCCGGGGCTGGCGCTGCGCACCCCGCGGAGCCTGCGCCGGACGACGTACGGCTGGCTGGAGTACGTGGAGCACCGCTGGTGCCGGTCGGTGACCGAGACCGACGCCTTCTACCGGCGTCAGGGAGCGCTGCTGGCACTCCTCTACGCGGTGGA belongs to Streptomyces sp. V3I8 and includes:
- a CDS encoding response regulator transcription factor — protein: MTATLTEAPPAPTAQVASIAPTPPAVVRIPPSRGADRVRALARHAGLTCVSEHGEAGPGSVTVLVAADARQALRDAREPGPLLLVCDTVCRTGLLLALHTGAVVLKAADLTERTLAAAVRRAVHPHPSIPYPELSHLLTTTPGPGGPVPAAGPPTLTARQTSVLRLVAEGHANADIARLLDCSEHTVKNVIYEIMARLQARNRAHAVAQAVRHGLV
- a CDS encoding response regulator transcription factor: MGAPVPVGVVALDPVLEAGTRSTLLACPELTVCEPDEARVAVLTVDRLGPAELDMVRTIRAHRQRPAVVLVAGALASGDALHALAAGARGLLLRREADASRLNHAVLAAARDDCTLPPELLEQFLDRPAAVRHGSGGWAGGTLSERERSVLQLVADGHETAEIAQQLAYSPRTVTTVVHDITQRFRLRNRAHAVAYALRAGLL